One part of the Prunus persica cultivar Lovell chromosome G5, Prunus_persica_NCBIv2, whole genome shotgun sequence genome encodes these proteins:
- the LOC18776070 gene encoding AMSH-like ubiquitin thioesterase 1: protein MRSSCSDRINIAASAQKLDVDNRIPLRIYFRIANNILKQADIFRQERNIIDLYIMLLRFSSLVSETIPCHRDYRASVQREKVFLKKKLFNALNELEELKPAVKQKNDEFNRRNENQNNGWGRNHQIAAVIQSPLKKQTLSSYDLTKAGQFSYQTPRAQQVSYSRPVEDQFRKLSVSIPLPREETLSRHSILGPNGLHGQWQPPRSDIGVRYPSILDLTPIEIPRLGQSIEEEHTIIKDTSNSEPEKSTLDPILTQNTDDGPMLPTEELHSLISFESTETPDHTKIIRQPSPPPVLAEVQDLIPAVSPQVPEVECGLETLSSDDLLRAESPLQLHISTTMMEHFMKLAKSNTDKNLETCGVLAGSLKNRKFFVTALIIPKQESTSDSCQTTNEEEIFEVQDKQSLFPLGWIHTHPTQSCFMSSIDLHTHYSYQIMLPEAVAIVMAPKGGTRTHGIFRLTTPGGMSVIRQCQQRGFHPHDQPPDGGPIYKTCADVYMNPNLKFDVIDLR from the exons ATGAGGTCGTCTTGTTCAGATAGAATTAACATTGCCGCGAGCGCTCAGAAACTCGATGTCGACAATCGGATTCCTCTGCGTATATACTTTCGGATCGCTAATAATATCCTCAAACAG GCGGACATATTTCGACAAGAGAGGAATATTATAGACCTATACATTATGCTCCTAAGGTTTTCAAG TTTGGTATCTGAGACAATACCATGTCATCGAGACTACAGAGCATCTgttcaaagggaaaaagtttttttgaaaaag AAACTGTTTAATGCTCTAAACGAGCTGGAGGAGCTAAAGCCAGCAGTGAAACAGAAGAACGATGAGTTTAACAGAAggaatgaaaatcaaaacaatggGTGGGGCCGCAATCACCAAATTGCTGCTGTGATTCAATCTCCTCTTAAGAAGCAAACTTTGAGTAGTTATGATCTAACCAAG GCAGGACAGTTTTCCTATCAAACTCCAAGGGCTCAACAGGTTTCCTATTCAAGGCCTGTGGAAGATCAATTTCGCAAACT ATCTGTTAGTATCCCACTTCCAAGGGAGGAAACTCTTTCCAGGCATTCTATTCTGGGCCCAAACGGGCTTCATGGACAGTGGCAGCCACCTAGAAGTGATATAGGG GTCCGATATCCAAGCATTTTAGACTTGACTCCTATTGAAATCCCCAG ACTGGGACAGTCCATAGAAGAAGAACATACAATTATAAAAGACACTAGCAATTCAGAACctgaaaagtcaactttggACCCAATTCTTACCCAAAATACTGATGATGGCCCGATGCTTCCTACTGAGGAACTTCACTCCCTTATTTCTTTCGAATCAACAGAAACTCCTGATCATACAAAAATTATTAGACAGCCTTCTCCTCCACCTGTCCTTGCCGAAGTACAAGATTTGATCCCAGCAGTTTCACCTCAAGTCCCTGAGGTAGAATGTGGACTGGAGACTCTCTCATCGGATGACTTACTTCGTGCTGAATCTCCCCTGCAATTACACATT TCAACGACAATGATGGAACATTTCATGAAGCTGGCCAAGTCAAATACTGATAAGAACTTAGAGACTTGTGGCGTCCTAGCAGGCTCCCTT aaaaacagaaagttttttGTTACTGCTCTCATCATACCAAAGCAGGAGTCAACGTCAGATTCT TGTCAGACCACGAATGAAGAGGAAATTTTTGAAGTTCAGGATAAACAATCTCTTTTCCCTCTTGGCTGGATACAT ACTCATCCTACACAGTCTTGTTTCATGTCGTCGATTGATCTTCACACCCATTATTCATATCAG ATTATGTTGCCAGAAGCTGTTGCAATTGTCATGGCACCAAAAGGTGGTACAAG AACTCATGGTATATTCCGATTGACAACCCCAGGTGGCATGTCAGTCATTAGACAGTGCCAACAGCGTGGTTTTCATCCACATGATCAGCCACCGGATGGTGGGCCCATTTACAAGACATGTGCAGATGTTTATATGAACCCCAATCTAAAGTTTGACGTCATTGATCTTCGATAG
- the LOC18776811 gene encoding vitellogenin, giving the protein MCSEASPPRLSFSLDLGQADVLPVGHNQPRRDTSLLDLNCDFEFSISGSFRHESSSADELFSHGVILPMQPRERIDEAPKRIANSEARHSASLPPLPSPPSNENQKKESVKEVVTDMNPDHLELHKPQSKSFWGFNRSSSLNQDNKKSLLCSLPLLSRSNSTGSAPNPNPKKTTFKQSSSQKQSSNISMSKSSSYSSSSSSSSNPYATLPRPPSKKGYNGSSYYGNGVRISPVLNVPSPYISKGTAKLFCLGSFLHPGGKDKKAKK; this is encoded by the coding sequence ATGTGCTCAGAAGCCAGTCCTCCCAGATTATCATTTTCGCTTGATCTTGGTCAAGCAGATGTTTTACCAGTTGGTCACAACCAGCCTCGCAGGGACACATCACTCTTGGACTTGAATTGTGACTTTGAGTTTAGCATCAGCGGCAGCTTCAGGCATGAATCTTCTTCGGCAGACGAGCTTTTTTCTCATGGGGTGATCCTTCCTATGCAGCCTAGAGAAAGGATTGACGAGGCACCGAAACGAATAGCTAACAGTGAAGCCAGACATAGTGCTTCCCTCCCTCCTCTTCCAAGTCCCCCATCAAATGAGaaccaaaagaaagagagcGTGAAGGAAGTTGTTACGGATATGAATCCTGATCATCTGGAGCTGCACAAGCCTCAGTCCAAGTCTTTCTGGGGGTTCAATAGAAGCAGCAGCCTCAACCAAGACAACAAGAAGAGTTTGCTTTGCTCCCTGCCACTCTTGTCAAGAAGCAATTCAACTGGATCGgctccaaatccaaatccaaagaaAACCACATTTAAGCAAAGCTCGTCACAAAAGCAATCATCAAATATTTCTATGTCAAAGTCGTCTTCATATTCATCATCGTCTTCCTCCTCATCGAACCCGTATGCAACGCTGCCAAGGCCCCCATCAAAGAAGGGTTACAATGGATCATCTTACTACGGCAATGGTGTTCGGATTAGCCCCGTCTTAAATGTACCATCTCCTTACATTTCCAAAGGAACTGCAAAACTCTTTTGTTTGGGTTCTTTTTTACACCCCGGCGGGAAAGATAAGAAGGCCAAGAAATGA